In Planococcus citri chromosome 4, ihPlaCitr1.1, whole genome shotgun sequence, the genomic window aactcattttagtcattttttttgacttcacttcaaattttcatagctaGAGCTACACAAATCAGAGTTTTTTAAgggtttgttttgtaatttgtaactaaaaaaataacgaaaaaggtaacaaaatttttccgttttttgttacgttactttcagaaaaatatcgttacgttacgtttcagttacacaacatcacctgattaaaataacgttttcgttacagttccgttacctgtaacgaaaaaaatttcgttattttcgtttttcgttacagttaccgttacgggacgccaacactgcattttttttaaaaattgtcagaacATTCGAAATTGTCTGGTAGTtttattttggcttttttcccacaaaaattgacaaaaagttcaaaatgtttgtcaacatttctgaaaaagaaaaaaaaaaaaaaaaaaaaaatgggtgtaAAGTTTCCTGTTTCAGGAAatgttttttgctcaattcagcacaatttttagaattccacattttaaaaaaatctgaacaaaTATCACTAATATCAGTATCAGAaagtgtattttgaaaattcgatggGTTTGGTAAttcattgattttatttttctcttcaatCGGTCATAAATTCATAATGTTCCAAAATCAGCATTTGCCCCtccgttttaaaaaaattaaaagtatgaCATAATGTCTGAAAGTAGAAaggaaacaagatttttttcagtttaaaaatctGACAGTACTTATAAAGTTATAAAGTTCTATTTCCAACTGTCATAAAAAAGTCCTTTCTTTTGCGAATATTTTGctgatttgacttttttttttcattcaactgtcaatgaatcaaaatcaaactttaaaatttcatgttttattctcttatttctcttctttctgaatttcaattttttttctggttcttCTCTCTTCTagcataaataaataaatttaggTTCACCTTCAGTTTCCTTTCctctaaaatcaaaatcagctcatcatttttcttattttttactCCTCCAAAAGTTGATCTTACTGTTTCTCTTCcagtttccaaattttaaatttttaaagaatttttcagttttttagtttttttatttttttcataaaatcaatgtttttttttttttttttaaattgtaaataatGTTGCCCCTCAACAATTAtgtaaattaccatttttacggtaaattacggtaatttttcaaaacttctgtGTTTACTTTTCAAACTGATAAGAacatgaaaatgataaaaaatcttcattttttttcaaaaaaattctcaaaagtttgtcaatttttgctcttttgaagtactttttcatcattttctaacCTAAAACGATGTGAAAATTCGATAGTAATGGTTCACTAGTGACAAACGTTGAAAATCTGATCTAAAAAAGCCAGttattattaaataaattttatcgtaaaagtgatgaaatattACCAATGTCTAGTCATCTCGAACTTACCGTTGCTATTATAAAACCTCATGCCATCAAAGTTCCTCGTATTCTCAAAGTAAGTTGTCTTCTGTATCCATATCTCGAACGTTGAATTCTTTTCAACTTAATGAACTCATTTCACTTCACCAGGGGATCCAAGATATCATTCTGGCCAATGGATTCTACGTAGTTAAATCCAAGCATGAACGAATGACTAATCCCATAGCTGAATTATTTTACGACGagcataaaaataaattcttctaCGGACGTCTAATTACTCTAATGACAAGGTACGAACACTACGAAGTGTATTTTAGAACTGATCAATTTCTAATCCTTGATGAAAAACCTGATCGATACTAAGTGAATGATTGATTATTTACAGCGGACCATCTCAAATGTTAATTTTAGGTAAACATAACGCCATATTGAGCTGGAGAGAGATAATGGGACCTACTAAAGTAGCTAGAGCTCAACTTACGCATCCTGATACGATCAGGGGAAAATATGGTCTTACTGATACTAGAAATGCTACTCATGGATCAGGTACATAGCTCGAAGCAGATTTTTCTCGTTGCTGTGgagtaaaatattaattaaaaaacgtttttataGATTCGACGGAATCGACTGAAAGAGAAATGTCCATATTGTtcccaaaattcgattttaaagcTTGGTATCGAGAAGATGAGCCTCATTTTCGCAACGCTAATGTCCATTTGGATAAGGAGAATTTCGAACATCGGATTAATTCGAAGGTGGAATGAGATCGAGGTTTATGTGTGGTgaagttgatttattttttgcttgTGTTAGTGGAACTTATAAGAATGAGTGtgataaattattgtaatttaccagttttgcttttgaatattttgagaaaaatgatataTTTAGTTTGAGAAATGGAAATTGCAAATGTAGTAATCAGTCAATAGACTTGAAAATGATCtattggagtattttttttatacctttttAGATCAGTTGGAATCttgttgtgttatttttttaaaaaatatatcctTGTGATAAACCTATTCAGATGATATCAGTTTGTTGAAGAATTTAAATCAAATACAGTACTTATACTTGTAACTTGTTTAGTATccatgtttgtttttttttcaagcgaaGAATTACTTGAGGGTGATTTGGAATGATCTTCGTCCACATCGaacaataaaaatatcctcaaaatataaatttaatcaaattaattCTACTTTTATCAATTAAAGGAACAATTTGATTACAACATAAATTTTATAACATCTTACTATGGTAACTAATTGACTAGAGTAGAAGTGCATCATCAAAGGCAACACTTCTTTACGGACGGATTCAAAAGCTCATTCGAGTGCATAGCATTTTCTGAGTAGAAGAAATTAATACTATCATCAATCAGACATCTGCACGTAAACTTTTCCGGTCTTGTAAAGATCCAGTTTCTCTTCCAATTCTTTGAGAGctttttctatttgaattttACGCTGTCTGACTCGATAAGAGTCGCTGCTAACCGGCATCATATTGAGTTGTTTGATCAAAGCGTTGAAATCAGCTTCCATGGTGTCTATTTGGTTTCTTAGTTCGTCGGGGGGCATTAGCATGTGTCCTGGGGGACATTTTGGATCGTTTAAACCTCGTAATTCGGCTAATTTTTGTTGTTCCGCTTTTTCTTTTTGCTCGAGTTCTAGTCTggcgtttttttctttcaagtatcTGGAGAAATATCGACATTAGTgaaagaaattttagaaaatggtaCAGATCGTATTGGAGTGTAATTACTTGGGAACGACGCCCATTTTATAATTGGATAAATCTAATGATTTTTTCGACGGGCATTCTTTCTTATTTTGAGGGAGGTCTTTTGGGTCTTTTGGATTCGATGTTCGGTTCGTCTAAAATCATATTTAACGGTATtagaatttcatctttcatacAGATGTTGCTTTTCCATTGCATCGAATTCGAAGAATAAGTTTACTTTTTTATCCGAAGTTTGATCCTTATCGACTGAAGTTTGTAATGCTACGTTTCTTCGATCAATTAGTTGTCCGCAAGATTGACAGTTGACGGAAATATTATCGAAATCTTCGCGATTAATTTCAGTTTGACTACCTGCGAATAAACATACAAGTTTTCGTTAGTTTTGTACGTagatttttatgaatgaaaatgtattttaggTTTACTTTGATTTATTAAATTCAACTCGTTCTCGTTCGGTgcatttttaccattttgagtagtcttttgttttattttcacgtTGCATTTGATCGATGGAGCGATAGAATTGGTGCTTGAGGAATGCTTGATCGGTTTAGATTCCTAAGAAACATCattttaacgtaatttttcaatttatcgaaGAAATAACAAAGTTTAACGTTCGTGAGGCTAGTTAGTAGCTACGTACTTGGTGCTTGTCTTGAAGATtaccaattttcaacattttcttctCCAAGAAGCATCCTTTACATCCTTTCACCTTCTGGATGTTctctttgatgaaattcttttgCGTTTTTTTCTTATAATCTGCGAAACACGAATCAAAATCGGTGAATTTTAAATGAGCCGAAGTGATTGAAACACTTAGTGATTTACAACGTTCTTACCGTGTAATGGAAATAGCTCTCTCATGGAAGCCATCGAACGCGagaatgatttctttttcagcATTAATACCGATGAACTGTTCTTTTTACTGAATATTCAATactttcaatttctaaattACGATTTACGAAAACGAAAGTGTTTTCACTGGTTTCTCtgaattcaaaataaacaaGATTTCGACTTTATTTACacgttattttgaatttttttcaggtctGGTTTCAAGATGCCGGAAAATGTTCGTTGAAGTTACCCAAGTTTCCAGAGATATTGCGAAAATCTACGCGTTTATGGCTTCAAGCGGAGGTATCTGTCTATTCGATGGAATATTTGAGACTCGTAGAGTTCATTTTCTAACGTTTGTCTTTTTATTAGTGATTTATTgttgaataattaataattatttgatcTCAATCGTCGAGTGGTGAATTTGCACCTCACCTCGAAAAAAGTCTGCCGAAATGAGCAAACTAGACTTTCAAAcctttttttgtgtaatttggCTTTATGACTTGGTGATTTTGGACcacatcattgaaaaaaagttgtttatttattttttttgcacgcGTGAATATTAGCGCCAAAACAATGGGATTTCAGTGTGATTATGAATAATTAATTGTATTAATTAATTAGTGTTATATTTCGCgaaattatgtattattttattgctGTGTGTTTCGTTCTTCGGGAATAGGATTGTTCCGGTATGCCAAGTGTTAAGTGAACTGTGCTGAACATCTCTTCTCGTACGCTTCGGTAGTTTGGTTGCTGGTTTTGGATATTGGAATTACCCCTATGATGAATACAACAGATCGACAGCTTATTCCATTGTAAGTACGGTTCATCGAAGATGATTATTAGTAATAATAAGATGCTGAGTAAGTAGTTAAGTACCCGATAAGATAAATATCGAGTTTCACGCCTTCGTGAACAATCTGGTCTTCAGACATTCGCTTTCCGGTGACCGGAGACGTCGCCGGTGAAGCAGGTAGTATAAAGTGATTCAGAATCTCCGTCGAGCCGGTTATTGTCGATCAGAATGGATTAAATAGGTATCaggttttattttgattttcatcgtGATAGTGTGTTTTCAGCATGATTCTAGGATCGAATCAAGAATTCAGCTTCGATAACGTCGATTGAATGAAGCAATGGGTGGtcattatacctacttacctacaattATGTTTTTGCAGAGATCAGCATCGTCATCACCTGACACTTGATTTTTTCGTTACCTGTGTCTGTTTGTGCATAATTGTTGGTTCTGATGTCAGCGATTCGTTGAATTTCGATGGCCCTGTTTGTAAACATGATCGAAGTCGACGTAGTTGGGAAATTTcgttatagtccggcatatgaaaATAGGAgttattgcaccccctcccacgccgatcctccggaacaacttttttcttgaagaggacatcttaaggaacattttaaagcaaacttgcccaaaaaaaagttggccttacttacaaaatggcggccactttgattgacaggtcagccgaaatggcagattttgcgtttcaacataggacttgcacgaaatttttcaaactttacaaacgtggatcgaaagattatgcaaaaatttatcacctgtcgaaatttcaagtgttcaagtgcgtttttcgaattttggtgaatttttgaaaatcgaatttaggccaaaaatgaggggaaaaatcaaaattttaccaagttgacgaagaaagctgaaattcgggatataccttattctcgacatgccaaatcgattggaaacggtttcaatccgttttgagcagttctggagcctccagcagatttttgaaacttgaaatgtccacaaaattccatcaaattggagttgtaaagctgaaatttattctaaaaactaatttcaatacgctacgaagtactgcaggtgaatttaaaagtcgttttggagcctccagcgactttttgaaaattcctgaagcttccagcagatttttgaaactttacattttcacaaaatttcattaaatggagatggaaagctgaaatttactctacactccaatttcaacaccatctgaagacgacttcaggtgggttcaagtcatttgagagcctccagcggcatttttgaaaattactggaacctccagtagatttttgaaacttgaaatttccccaaaatttcatcaaactgagatggagagttgaaactcattctgcaaactaattttaacaccctctgaagacgacttcaggttggttcaagtcatttgagagcctccagtgacatttttgaaaattactggagcctccagcagatttttgaatctttaaattttcacaaaatttcattaaatggagacgaaaagctgaaatatactctacactccaattttaacaccctctgaagacgacttcaggtgggttcacgtcattttagagcctccagcgacatttttgaaaattactggaacctccagcagatttttgaaacttgaaatttccccaaaattttatcaaactgagatggagaattgaaactcattctgcaaactaattttaacaccctctgaagacgacttcaggttggttcaagtcatttgagggcctccagcagatttttgaaactttaaatttccccaaaatttcatcaaactgagatggagagtcgaaattcattgtgcaaactaatttcaatacgctacgaagttgagtgctggtggatttcatgtcgttttggagcctccagcgacttttcgaaaaagttgtatgacttttttttggatattgaaatttcctaaaagtagctggaagcttcaaaaccattttgaaaccaCAATGTAGCCTCCGAAGTGAATtacagcttgccaactccatttgatagaTTAATGTtggggagatttcaagtttcaaaaatctactggaggttccagtaattttcaaaaatgtcgctggatgctctaaaatgacgtgaacccacctgaagtcgttttcggagggtgttaaaattggagtgtagagtaaatttcagcttttcgtctccatttaatgaaattttgtgaaaatgtaaagtctcaaaaatctgctggaggcttcaggaattttcaaaaagttgctggaggctccaaaacgacttttaaattcacctgcagtacttcgtagcgtattgaaattagtttttagaataaatttcagctttacaactccaatttgacggaattttgtggacatttcgagtttcaaaaatctgctggaggctccagaactgctcaaaacgtgttgaaaccgtttccaatcgatttggcatgttgagaatatggtatatcccaaatttcagctttcttggtcaatttggtaaaattttgattttttccctcattttttgcctaaattcgattttcaaaaattcaccaaaaatcgaaaaacgcactttagcacttgcaattttgacaggtgataaatttttgcatgatttttcgatctacgtttgtaaattttgaaaaatttcgtgcaagtcctatgttgaaacgcaaaatctgccatttcggctgacctgtcaatcaaagtggccgccattttgtaagtaaggccaactttttttgggcaagtttgcttagaatgttccttaggacgtcctctttaagaaaaaagttgtcccggaggatcatggggggggggtgcaattactcctgttgtcatatgccggactattattgacgttgttttttttgcaaatactaCGATTGAAAGTTCAAGTATAGCGTTCAAATGATCTATTTTTCTGCTGAGACGTTCCGAAATTGGACCTCATGCGCACCTACCTGCGTATATGTTcttgtgaaattaattttacgaaaGGGATATAAAATAAGCGATATATTCGATTAACGttacgtatttttcattttagatttaTTCGATTACAATTTCAAGGACACTCAACAATCGTCCAATAACAATCCGGCGTTAGTTTCTTATGCACGAAGGTGAACACATTCCGAAGCCTTTTACTCGTCGTAACCATCGATTTCAAATCAATTGTCGTCACATTATTAATATATCCTCTGATGCTCGCCGAAAGATACTCTCCATAGTGAATATTCTTAATGTAAACGAAATCTCCGTCTGATTCGAACTGCCATTCGTATTTATCATCATCCTGATGACCAATTTGTCTCGTCGAAACACAACGTCTCTCTTCGTCCAATTTTTCATCGTCGACGAACAAActgtaattattattatagCTAATTATTTGATATTTATTCATTCCAGTCTGTTTCAAGTTCCATGCCAGTTGATCACGTTTTCCTCCATGTTTCGCGTTGGTTGTATAAGCAGGACACGAGCTGTTACTCTTGTGCTTATCCAAACACTCCGACTTATCCGGATCGTAAAGGTATTCGTTGAAGTTAACGTTCATAATgcagactttttggcaatactCTATCGGCCCCAGTCCAATCGATACCGGCGAGCTGTTCATCGCTCgttgagctaattttttcacatcttgACTCAAAGTACAGTACTTACTCCAGCTCAGCAGTCGTTTCAACCGAAATATCAGCGGAATCGCGGTCGTCTCGTTTACGCAGAGGCCTTTATCAGCTCGCATAATTCCGGACAGATGTTTCGTACCtagtttttgagatattctATCTATCACCGATTCTATGACGTTATTCATGTCGAAAATTCTGGTTTCAGCCAGTTCCGTTACGTACGACTCGACTTTGACCAAGTAATTTAATACGAATGCGTCAGTTATCTCTTCAACCGCCGCCCTTTTGATGGAGTATTTCAAAAGATCGACGAATGATTCTATTCGCTTCCTCGTAGTCGTGTTCTCATTTTGATCTCGATCGTTTAATAATGAAATGTAtagtttgaagaaattttgcgAACTGGCGACTGCATTGGTTCCATCGTGTAAAGCTTCCCAGAACCCGAAACTCATATCTGTGTCGTTTTTCAGGTAATCGACGAAATTCACCAGAGTGTAGAAATTCTCTTCCCCTAAATTGTGCAGTTTTTCGACCATAATGTTCGTTATTCTATCGTGGTGTATTTTTTGCAGTTCTGCCCTAGCAGAGTCGAAACGATAGGCTAGAATCTCTCGAATACA contains:
- the nmdyn-D6 gene encoding nucleoside diphosphate kinase 6 produces the protein MSSHLELTVAIIKPHAIKVPRILKGIQDIILANGFYVVKSKHERMTNPIAELFYDEHKNKFFYGRLITLMTSGPSQMLILGKHNAILSWREIMGPTKVARAQLTHPDTIRGKYGLTDTRNATHGSDSTESTEREMSILFPKFDFKAWYREDEPHFRNANVHLDKENFEHRINSKVE
- the LOC135845778 gene encoding uncharacterized protein LOC135845778 — its product is MLKKKSFSRSMASMRELFPLHDYKKKTQKNFIKENIQKVKGCKGCFLEKKMLKIGNLQDKHQESKPIKHSSSTNSIAPSIKCNVKIKQKTTQNGKNAPNENELNLINQSSQTEINREDFDNISVNCQSCGQLIDRRNVALQTSVDKDQTSDKKTNRTSNPKDPKDLPQNKKECPSKKSLDLSNYKMGVVPKYLKEKNARLELEQKEKAEQQKLAELRGLNDPKCPPGHMLMPPDELRNQIDTMEADFNALIKQLNMMPVSSDSYRVRQRKIQIEKALKELEEKLDLYKTGKVYVQMSD
- the LOC135844282 gene encoding uncharacterized protein LOC135844282 — its product is MYYFHYNQFTSICSLRGKCIFCACIFNRNNPSFSRARTSLAMDSNQILKKLLYLLTLHLLLLKNANAAQESANLGYNALDRVKLIDTFESKASQFINNMDKFADWIRDSDPLSSIQPVKDSLLHDLHRIKECFPIRIQYQALAELRSRIRHISNQLYHLKANSKRPEETTKFQDIILQLLNFGVKISHLTFALETEDEIAPFKPILEACIREILAYRFDSARAELQKIHHDRITNIMVEKLHNLGEENFYTLVNFVDYLKNDTDMSFGFWEALHDGTNAVASSQNFFKLYISLLNDRDQNENTTTRKRIESFVDLLKYSIKRAAVEEITDAFVLNYLVKVESYVTELAETRIFDMNNVIESVIDRISQKLGTKHLSGIMRADKGLCVNETTAIPLIFRLKRLLSWSKYCTLSQDVKKLAQRAMNSSPVSIGLGPIEYCQKVCIMNVNFNEYLYDPDKSECLDKHKSNSSCPAYTTNAKHGGKRDQLAWNLKQTGMNKYQIISYNNNYSLFVDDEKLDEERRCVSTRQIGHQDDDKYEWQFESDGDFVYIKNIHYGEYLSASIRGYINNVTTIDLKSMVTTSKRLRNVFTFVHKKLTPDCYWTIVECP